GCCGATGAGAAAGAAAGCGGCATTCGCGCTGCGCTTAACTATGGGCATACATTTGCGCATGTGATTGAGCATCTCACGCATTATACGCACTTTTTGCATGGCGAGGCGGTGAGCATTGGGATATGTATGGCAAATGCACTAGCTTGCGCTTTGGGATTGCTCGAGGAGAAGCAGGCTCAAGATATACGCGCACTTTTAGAATCTTATAATCTCCCCACATCATTTGCTATCAAAGATGTAGAGGCATTTTATGAAAAGTTTTTTTTGGATAAAAAGAGTATGGATTCTAAGATTATGTTTGTCCTCCCACGCGGCATAGGCGATGTGTGCTTGCGTGAAGATGTGCCAAAAGAAATAGTGTTAAAAGTCCTATCACATTTTAAGCAGTCTTAATATGAAGTTATTTATATATTATTTATGCTTTGTTACTAGCCTTTTTGCTGCTATCGAAGATAAAAATGCAGTCATTCAAGAGCAGATTAAAGCACTTCAATCTAGCCTTGAGCAGAGCCATAATGTGTGGCTTAAGCACTATATGAGTTTGGAAAATTATAATGAGCTCACTAAAGAAATTGCCACTATTAAAAAAGAGATAGAAATTCAATCTCCCCCGCCGCGCTCGCTCACTCATCGCCTTGAGACATTGCAACGCCAGCAAGAATTGCTCAAAGATTCTGTAAAAAACCCCTACAGCACACTTTTAGAGGTGAAGCACATTGAGGAAGTGCCACAAATTACCAATCCTTTTTTAATCCTCACAGGTTATTCATTTATCCAGCAGCTCAAAGAGCGGCAAAATGCATTAAAGGCTAATCAAGAAAGCCTGCAAGATTTGCTTGCCATTATTAATGAGGAATATATGCTCTACACACAGCTTGCCCAAACGGATAAATCTTTAAGCGTGGCACAAAATATATTCCGCACGCAGCGAATGATTGAGGAGTTTGAGAGTGTGCAAAAGATTTTAGAAACTTCTATAGATATTTATAATCAAGAATGCGAAAACACTATCACTAAGCTCACCAATCAAATTAAAAATCAATTTTTTAAAGCCCTCTATATCGGTGTAGCCGTGCTTATAAGTATTCTTTTGGCGTTTTTATTAAAGCTTACTTTGCGCAAGTATATTTTAGATGTGGATAGAATCTACACCGCAAGCAAGGTTATTAATTTTATTAATATCACTATCATTGTGCTTATTTTGCTTTTTGCATATATGGAGAATGTAAGCTACCTTGTGGCGATTGTGGGCTTTGCATCAGCAGGGCTTGCTATTGCTATGAAAGATTTATTTATGAGTGTGTTAGGCTGGTTTGTGATAATCCTTGGAGGCAGCGTGCATGTAGGTGATAGAGTGCGCGTAGTGAAAGAGGGCTGCACTTATGTGGGCGATGTGCTTGATATTTCGGTGCTAAGAATTACGCTTTTTGAAGATGTAACGCTCACAAGCTATATGGAAAATCGCCGCGCAGGGCGTATTATTTTTGTGCCAAATAATTATATTTTTACCACTATGTTTGCAAACTACACGCATGGCGGGCTAAAAGCAGTGTGGGATGGCATAGACTTTACTATCACTTTTGATAGCAATTACAAAAAGGCATTAAAAATCGCCACAGACATAGGCAAAAAATACGCCAAAGGTTATACAGAAATGGTGCGCCAGCAGGTGCATCGTATGCGCGATAAATACTCCTTGCGCAATCCTAATTTAGAGGTGCGCAGCTATTGTATGATTGAGCCAAATGGGCTTAGAATTTCTTTATGGTATCAAACAAACTCTTATGCCACACTTGCCCTGCGTAGCACTATTTCAGGTGAGATTATCGAGCAGATTCTAAAAGAGAGCGATATTCATATTGCTTATCCTACGACAAAGGTAGTCGCCACAGGCGGCGATGGCACAGGCGATAGGGCAGATTCTAAAATTATAGAATCTGCGCAAACTTTAGCGTCATCTTCAGCCCAAACACAAGCTATTTTGGGCGGTGGGGCTACACAAATGTAGTAAATTAAAAGGGATAATTTGAGCGAAATAAAAAAAGTATATTTTAAAACCTTTGGTTGTCGCACAAACCTCTTTGACACGCAGGTGATGAAAAGCAATCTGTTGCATTTTGAATGTGTGGAGAATGAGGAGCTAGCCGATGTGGTGGTGGTGAATTCCTGCACGGTTACAAATGGCGCAGATGCGGGCGTTAGAGGCTATCTTAATAAAATGCGCCAACTCAATAAAAAAGTGTATTTCACAGGTTGTGGTGTGGGGACAAAAGGTGAAGAGGTGTTTAATAATAATCTAGCGCATGGCGTATTTGCCCATAGTTTTAAGGAGCGCGTGGGCGAGTTTCTAAGCCATAATGAGCGATTTTTTTATGCAGAATCTGCCCCAATGCACCTTGATAGCACTATAGTTACGCATTTTTCAGGTAAATCAAGGGCGTTTTTAAAAATCCAAGAGGGCTGCGATTTTGCGTGTAGTTATTGCATTATTCCTTCTGTGCGTGGGTCTGCGCGCTCGTATGAAAAGGAGAAGATTCTATCACAAATCCGCTCTTTGTGCGAAAATGGCGTGAGTGAAGTGGTGCTTACAGGCACAAATGTGGGGAGCTATGGCAAGGATTTGCACAAATACAATCTCGCGCGCCTCATTAAAGATATAGATTCTCTAAAAATGCTTAAACGCCTGCGCATAGGCAGCCTTGAGCCTAGTCAAATTGATAGCGAGTTTAAAGAAGTGCTGCAATTGCCGCTTATGGAGAAGCATTTGCACATTGCTTTGCAGCACACAAGTAATGCTATGCTTGCGATTATGAATCGTCACAATCGCGTGGAGAGCGATTTGGAGCTTTTTTCATACTTTGCTAAAAGAGGCTTTTGCTTAGGGAGTGATTTTATCGTAGGACACCCGGGTGAGAGCGAGGCAGTGTGGGCAGAGGCGCTTGCTAATTTTAAAGCCTTTCCGCTTACGCATTTACACCCCTTTATATACTCAAAGCGCGATGGCACACCTTCTAGCGTGATGAAAGATTCTATAAAGGGCGATGTGAGCAAGCAGCGCCTGCATACGCTAAAAAGCATTGTGGCGAGTAATAATTATGCCTTTCGTGAAGCCAATAATGGTGTGTTATATGTGCTGTGTGAGCATGGTATAGAATCTAGCGAAGGCTTTGTGTATAGTGGGCTAGACCAGTTTTTTAACCGCATACGCTTTGAGAGTAAAAACGCACATTTAGAGGGGCAGTGGCTTACATTTGATGCGTATAATATTGGCAAGGATGGCAATTATGGCAAAATCTAGAAGTCTTGTGATTGGCATTAGCGCGCTTGTGCTGGCTGTGATTTTAAGCGTTATTTTTGTGTTAAGAGACAGCACGCAGCTAGTGAGCGCTAAGGAGGCAGAACATCTCTTTTTAAACGCAGAAATTACGCAAGTGCAAAGTGATGGCGAATATGTATATTTTAACGCCGACAATAAGCACTATCGCGTGTATGCCGATAGCCTCTCTCCTCGTATATGGAGCTGGAATTTTTCAGTGGTGGCAAAAAAGACGCATTTTATAAGCGATATTTTGGGCGAGATTGGCATTGTGATTGTGCTATTTTTGGGCTTAGTGGTGCTTTTGCAGGCTATTAGACTTATGTTTTTTAAGCCCTCCCCCACAAGTAAAAAACCTGAAATCTCACGCGATATAGAATCTTTGCCCGTTACAGAATCTAGCGCGCCTTATGTGCCAATGGCAAGTGCTGTGCGCTTTAAAGATGTGGCGGGCATTAGCGAGGTAAAAGAGGAATTATTAGAGATTATTGATTATTTGAAAAATCCTAAGCATTATGAGGATTTGGGCATTGCGCTGCCTAAGGGCGTGCTACTTATTGGTCCGCCGGGCGTGGGCAAAACCATGATAGCAAAAGCTGTAGCGGGTGAAGCTGGCGTGCCATTTTTTTATCAAAGTGGCTCAAGCTTTGTGCAAATTTATGTTGGTATGGGTGCAAAGCGTGTAAGGGAGCTATTTATGCGTGCTAAGGCAAAAGCTCCTAGCATTATTTTTATTGATGAAATTGATGCAGTGGGCAAAGCGCGGGGTAATACACGCAGTGATGAGCGCGAAGCTACGCTCAATCAGCTTTTGACCGAAATGGATGGTTTTGAAGATTCTAGTGGTGTGATTGTTATCGCCGCGACTAATAAAATCGAGGTGCTTGATGAAGCGCTCTTAAGAAGTGGGCGCTTTGATAGGCGCATTTATGTGGATTTGCCAAATTTAAGTGAGCGCGAGCATATTTTGGAGCTGTATTTAAAGGGCAAAAGGCACGAGCTTGATATACAAGAGATTGCGCGTTTGTGTGTGGGCTTTAGCGGCGCGGCACTAAGCGCGTTAGTTAATGAATCAGCGCTCAATGCCCTTAGGCGCAAATCGCCCATCATTCAAAAAGAGGATATTCTTGCCACTAAAGATAAGGTGCTAGTGGGGAAGAAAAAGGCTTTGAGTTTAAGCGAGAAAGAAAAGGAGATTTTAGCCCTCTATCAGTCGGCAAAGGCTTTGAGCGCGTATTGGCTAGAGGTGGATTTTGACAAAATTGGGCTTGTGAATGAGAGCTTTAGGCAGGTGGATAAGGAGCTTGTGAGCAAGCAAGAGCTTATGAGTAAGATTAAAGTGGCGCTAGCTGGAAATATTGCCGTGCAGCTCGTGTATCAGCAGACTTTTAGTAATGCCAAAGATGATATTGCGCAAGCCAAAGAAATCGCTACGCAAATGTGTGAGCAATATGGCATGGCGCAGCGACTTTTGGGCGATACAAGCGATGTGGCGCATATTTTAGAGGAAGCACAAAAAGAAATGCAAGATTTTATCACTAATTCTAAAGCCGCACTTTTAAAAATCGCCAAAGCCCTGCTTATGCGCGAGCGATTGAGCAAAGAAGAGATTAAAGAGATATATGAAAATGTGCATTTATGACAAACTTTGATGACTTAGAGCCACTGGCTCAAAGCGTGCTAGAGGGGATTATAACGCGCTTTATACATAATCCTTACGCGATTATAGGCTATGGAGAGGGTGGCTTAGCCTATCAAAATATGTCGCTCCCTCCGCTTTCTCAAGCTTTAAGCCAAGCGCAAATACGCATAAAGCAGCGCGCGCGATTACAGAATCTAACGCTCATTGCATCATATAATGTATGGCGAGATATGCTTAAATCTGGCGCGTTTGAGCGCATAGGGCGCGATGTGGGGGATATTAATGTAGATATTTATATAAGCGCGCAAGGAGTGGATATAGCCATTATAGAATCTGTGCTAGATTCTATAATTTCTACTTTACCCACAAGTGTGGTGAGTGTGTATAAAAATTGTAGATTTTAGATTCTATTCAAGCCTTTGTGGATTAAGCTTGCCTAAGCCCGATAGGCAGTCTTGTGCTTTACAATCAATCCTTGAAATGCTCTCCCCTAGCTCATTATAAGATTTTTGCCATATGGCTTGATTATTTTCATAGAGCATTTGCATTCTAAGCTTGCCATTGGGGTAAAACCAGCTCACCTCCACCTTTTGGGGTGTATCATCGCTATATACGCGCTCTGTGAGTTTTGTGCCATTCTCATCAAAGCTGCGCTCCACGCCCACCTTTCTATCATCGCTAAAGCTTGCCTCCAAGCGCACAATGCCATTTTCACCATATTGCTTCATATCGCCATTTTTTAAGCCATTTTGATAATTTACTATTTCTTGAATCTTGCCATTAGGGTAGTATGCGCGCTCTACACCCTCAATCTTGCCCTGTTTATATGTGCGTTGGCGCGATACCTTGCCATTTTCATAGTATTCTATCATCTTGCCGGAGGGCACGCCATCATTATACTCCGCCTCCTTAGCTAGCGCACCATTTGGGTGATAATACCTCGCTTTGCCAACGAGCTTATCCTCATCATAAGTCATTTCAGCTTTTAGCACATTGTGGGGATAAAACTCCTGCACTATACCTTGTAATTTATTATTTTTATACAGCGCATCATAAATCACATCGCCATCGGGCGAATATCGTATCTCACGCCCTTCTTTGCGCCCATTGACAAAATGCATTTGTTTGAGCAAATGCCCCTCCTCATCATACCAAGCCTCGCGCCCATGCTTAATATCTGTGCCTTTTATATAGCTTACCTTTAATTGCACGATTTCGCCAATAGTGCCCATAGTCGTGGTGCGTATTTCTAACTCCGCGCCTAGCGCACAAACGCCCAAACTCATACAAAATAATAATATTTTAAAACGCATTTTCTATCCTTAGTTTTATCTTTGGTGCTTTCATGTTTTTGTATTTTTTGGATTTGTCTCGCATTTGGTGTGATTGCCTACGCCAATTTGATAGTATGTAAAGCCTTTAGATTCTAAGTTTTGGTGCTGGTAAATGTTGCGTCCATCGAATATCACAGGCGATTTTAGCAACTTTGCGATTTCATCAAAATCAGGGCTTCTAAACTCACGCCATTCAGTCACAAGGCATAGCGCATCCGCATTTTTCAGCGCGTCATACTTGCTATCCACCAAATTTATAGAATCTAAATATTCTTTCAAATAATATTTTGCTTGATGCTGCGCCTTGCTATCATAGGCATTCACGCGCGCCCCGGCTCGCACTAAATGCGCGATTAGCACAATCGCACTAGCCTCGCGCATATCATCTGTCTCTGGCTTAAAGCTAAGCCCCCAAACTGCGAAGGTTTTATTTTTTAATGGCTTAGATTCTATAATGGAATCTAGTTTAGATTCTAAAAAAGATGCTTCGCTGCGCTCAGCATGACGAGGGGAGTTTTGCTCAGCGTGACAATAATCTAATCCACAAAAATGCCTTAGAATCTTCTCCACTAATAGCAGTTTTTGGCTCTCATTTACGCCTTGCACCGCATGTAAGATTCTAGCCTTGTAGCCGTAGTCTAGCGCCGTTTTTTCCAATGCGCGCACATCTTTAGGGAAGCAGCTGCCGCCATATCCGCAGCCTGGATATATAAAGCTATATCCAATGCGTGAATCTGAGCCAATTCCAAGCCGCACATCATTAATGTTTGCGCCGACGCGCTCGCAGATTTGTGCCATTTCGTTTATGAAGCTAATTTTTGTGGCTAACATCGCATTTGCCGCGTATTTGGTCATTTCCGCAGATTCTATATTCATGGCTATCAAGCGGTCGCTTTTGATTAAAAATGGCGAATACAGCGCTTTCATCACTTCTAGTGCCTTTTGCGAATCACAGCCGATTACCACTCTATCTGGGCTTAAAAAGTCCTTAATCGCCACGCCCTCTTTTAAAAACTCTGGATTGCTAACCACATCAAAATTCGCCTTACAATTTCGCGCCTTAAGTTTAGATTCTATAATGCCCTTCACAATGCGCGCCGTGCCAACTGGCACCGTGCTTTTATCGACCACCACGACATATTTAGATTCTATATTTTCGCCAATATCGCGCGCCACAGCCTTTACATACTGCAAGTCAGCGCTGCCATCCTCGCCCATAGGCGTGCCAACGGCGATGAAAATCACCTCCGCATTTCTCAAAGCGGCTTTTTTATCAGTGGTAAAGCTTAGGCGGGCGGCTTTCACATTTTCTTTTATCATAGATTCTAAGCCCGGCTCATAGATTGGTATCACGCCCTGTTTTAGCGCGTCAATTTTTTTAGAATCTACATCAAGGCAAACCACCTCATTGCCACTCTCAGCAAAGCAAGCCCCCGCCACAAGCCCGACATAGCCGCTACCTACGATTGTTATACGCATATTTTCTCTAGCGTGGCATATTTGAGAGATTGCTAAAGAGCGTGTTGAGCGAGCGCTTAACTAACTCCTCTTTTTGCTCTCGTGTGATTTGTAAATCATCTCCTACCCCAAGATATTTTTTCTCACTTAATTTAAGCGTGCTGGTGGCACTTTGCTGGATAGTTTTTGCCTTATTATTGAGCGTGAAGCGGATACTGCTTTTAAGCGTGGCGCTATCTTTAGAGCTAATGGCGCTTGTATTTTCTTTGACTTCATCAATCACAAAATCATATTTAATATCAAGCACATAGGTATTTTCATCGGGTTTTTGCACGACTTCAAAGCAGCCACAATCCACCAAAGCATCGTCTAAAATAGCTTTAAATTCCTTTTTTGAAAGCATATTTTCCGCACTTGCTTGAATTTTACCAAATGTGATAGGATACTGCGTGCTAGCGCAAATTTTTTGAATCTCAACGCGTTTTTGCGGCTCTGGCGTATTTGAAAAGCAACCATATACCAAAAAAGCCCACACAACAAGAGCTAAATATTTCATAAAAACTCCTTATAAAATTAAAAATGGCTCGATTTTATCTTAAAGATTCTAAAATCGCAATGAGTTTGCACGCTTTTGGCATAGAGTAGGGAATTAAGCGTGTTTAAGCTAGTTGGCTTTTG
The sequence above is drawn from the Helicobacter jaachi genome and encodes:
- a CDS encoding toxin-antitoxin system YwqK family antitoxin; amino-acid sequence: MRFKILLFCMSLGVCALGAELEIRTTTMGTIGEIVQLKVSYIKGTDIKHGREAWYDEEGHLLKQMHFVNGRKEGREIRYSPDGDVIYDALYKNNKLQGIVQEFYPHNVLKAEMTYDEDKLVGKARYYHPNGALAKEAEYNDGVPSGKMIEYYENGKVSRQRTYKQGKIEGVERAYYPNGKIQEIVNYQNGLKNGDMKQYGENGIVRLEASFSDDRKVGVERSFDENGTKLTERVYSDDTPQKVEVSWFYPNGKLRMQMLYENNQAIWQKSYNELGESISRIDCKAQDCLSGLGKLNPQRLE
- a CDS encoding mechanosensitive ion channel domain-containing protein, producing the protein MKLFIYYLCFVTSLFAAIEDKNAVIQEQIKALQSSLEQSHNVWLKHYMSLENYNELTKEIATIKKEIEIQSPPPRSLTHRLETLQRQQELLKDSVKNPYSTLLEVKHIEEVPQITNPFLILTGYSFIQQLKERQNALKANQESLQDLLAIINEEYMLYTQLAQTDKSLSVAQNIFRTQRMIEEFESVQKILETSIDIYNQECENTITKLTNQIKNQFFKALYIGVAVLISILLAFLLKLTLRKYILDVDRIYTASKVINFINITIIVLILLFAYMENVSYLVAIVGFASAGLAIAMKDLFMSVLGWFVIILGGSVHVGDRVRVVKEGCTYVGDVLDISVLRITLFEDVTLTSYMENRRAGRIIFVPNNYIFTTMFANYTHGGLKAVWDGIDFTITFDSNYKKALKIATDIGKKYAKGYTEMVRQQVHRMRDKYSLRNPNLEVRSYCMIEPNGLRISLWYQTNSYATLALRSTISGEIIEQILKESDIHIAYPTTKVVATGGDGTGDRADSKIIESAQTLASSSAQTQAILGGGATQM
- the mtaB gene encoding tRNA (N(6)-L-threonylcarbamoyladenosine(37)-C(2))-methylthiotransferase MtaB, whose translation is MSEIKKVYFKTFGCRTNLFDTQVMKSNLLHFECVENEELADVVVVNSCTVTNGADAGVRGYLNKMRQLNKKVYFTGCGVGTKGEEVFNNNLAHGVFAHSFKERVGEFLSHNERFFYAESAPMHLDSTIVTHFSGKSRAFLKIQEGCDFACSYCIIPSVRGSARSYEKEKILSQIRSLCENGVSEVVLTGTNVGSYGKDLHKYNLARLIKDIDSLKMLKRLRIGSLEPSQIDSEFKEVLQLPLMEKHLHIALQHTSNAMLAIMNRHNRVESDLELFSYFAKRGFCLGSDFIVGHPGESEAVWAEALANFKAFPLTHLHPFIYSKRDGTPSSVMKDSIKGDVSKQRLHTLKSIVASNNYAFREANNGVLYVLCEHGIESSEGFVYSGLDQFFNRIRFESKNAHLEGQWLTFDAYNIGKDGNYGKI
- a CDS encoding UDP-glucose dehydrogenase family protein, whose product is MRITIVGSGYVGLVAGACFAESGNEVVCLDVDSKKIDALKQGVIPIYEPGLESMIKENVKAARLSFTTDKKAALRNAEVIFIAVGTPMGEDGSADLQYVKAVARDIGENIESKYVVVVDKSTVPVGTARIVKGIIESKLKARNCKANFDVVSNPEFLKEGVAIKDFLSPDRVVIGCDSQKALEVMKALYSPFLIKSDRLIAMNIESAEMTKYAANAMLATKISFINEMAQICERVGANINDVRLGIGSDSRIGYSFIYPGCGYGGSCFPKDVRALEKTALDYGYKARILHAVQGVNESQKLLLVEKILRHFCGLDYCHAEQNSPRHAERSEASFLESKLDSIIESKPLKNKTFAVWGLSFKPETDDMREASAIVLIAHLVRAGARVNAYDSKAQHQAKYYLKEYLDSINLVDSKYDALKNADALCLVTEWREFRSPDFDEIAKLLKSPVIFDGRNIYQHQNLESKGFTYYQIGVGNHTKCETNPKNTKT
- a CDS encoding AAA family ATPase, giving the protein MAKSRSLVIGISALVLAVILSVIFVLRDSTQLVSAKEAEHLFLNAEITQVQSDGEYVYFNADNKHYRVYADSLSPRIWSWNFSVVAKKTHFISDILGEIGIVIVLFLGLVVLLQAIRLMFFKPSPTSKKPEISRDIESLPVTESSAPYVPMASAVRFKDVAGISEVKEELLEIIDYLKNPKHYEDLGIALPKGVLLIGPPGVGKTMIAKAVAGEAGVPFFYQSGSSFVQIYVGMGAKRVRELFMRAKAKAPSIIFIDEIDAVGKARGNTRSDEREATLNQLLTEMDGFEDSSGVIVIAATNKIEVLDEALLRSGRFDRRIYVDLPNLSEREHILELYLKGKRHELDIQEIARLCVGFSGAALSALVNESALNALRRKSPIIQKEDILATKDKVLVGKKKALSLSEKEKEILALYQSAKALSAYWLEVDFDKIGLVNESFRQVDKELVSKQELMSKIKVALAGNIAVQLVYQQTFSNAKDDIAQAKEIATQMCEQYGMAQRLLGDTSDVAHILEEAQKEMQDFITNSKAALLKIAKALLMRERLSKEEIKEIYENVHL